The following coding sequences are from one Mycolicibacterium aichiense window:
- a CDS encoding MCE family protein yields MNWRDRPPLKAAGLVFLAVIVTVLTLVYLQFRGDLSPRATLTMVSDRGGLVMDTGSKVTFNGVVIGRVINVSSGERDGKNIARLRLDVEPRYLAYIPANVHADIKATTVFGNKYVALSTPKNPVAARLTTSDVINASSVTTEFNTLFETVTSIAEKVDPVKLNLTLSAAAEALNGLGTKFGQSIVNGNTVLDDINPQMPQIRRDIQRLGDLADVYTKASPDLWDALDHAVVTANSLNGQQHDIDAALLASIGFGNTGADIFERSKPYFVRGMADLVPTTQLLDTYSPELFCGIRNIAQAAPSALDAFGGNGYSLSTMTEILGAPNPYVYPDNLPRTNGRGGPGGAPGCWQTVDRNFWPAPYLVMDDGASIAPYNHFELGQPLLTEYVWGRQVGENTINP; encoded by the coding sequence GTGAACTGGCGCGACCGTCCGCCGTTGAAGGCCGCCGGCTTGGTGTTCCTTGCCGTGATCGTCACGGTCCTGACGTTGGTCTATCTGCAATTTCGCGGCGACCTGTCGCCGCGGGCAACCCTGACGATGGTCTCCGATCGCGGCGGCCTGGTGATGGACACGGGTTCGAAGGTGACCTTCAACGGAGTGGTGATCGGCCGGGTCATAAATGTGAGCTCCGGTGAGCGCGATGGAAAGAACATTGCGCGGCTGCGACTCGACGTCGAGCCCCGCTATTTGGCCTACATTCCCGCCAATGTGCACGCCGACATCAAGGCCACCACGGTCTTCGGCAACAAATACGTCGCGCTGTCGACACCGAAGAACCCGGTGGCGGCCCGTCTGACGACGTCTGACGTCATCAACGCCTCCAGCGTCACCACGGAGTTCAACACTCTGTTCGAGACGGTCACGTCGATCGCCGAGAAGGTGGATCCGGTCAAGCTGAATCTGACCCTGTCGGCGGCGGCCGAAGCGCTGAACGGGCTGGGCACCAAGTTCGGCCAGTCGATCGTCAACGGGAACACGGTGCTCGACGACATCAACCCGCAGATGCCGCAGATTCGCCGCGACATCCAACGATTGGGCGATCTGGCCGACGTCTACACCAAGGCGAGCCCGGACCTGTGGGATGCGCTCGACCACGCGGTGGTGACCGCGAACTCGCTCAACGGCCAGCAGCACGACATCGATGCGGCGCTGCTGGCCTCCATCGGGTTCGGCAACACCGGCGCCGACATTTTCGAGCGCAGCAAGCCGTACTTCGTTCGCGGGATGGCGGATCTGGTGCCCACCACTCAGCTTCTGGACACCTACAGCCCGGAATTGTTCTGCGGCATCCGCAACATCGCACAAGCGGCGCCCAGCGCACTGGATGCGTTCGGCGGCAACGGATATTCACTCAGCACGATGACCGAGATCCTGGGTGCGCCCAATCCCTACGTATACCCGGACAACTTGCCCAGGACCAACGGCAGGGGCGGTCCGGGTGGAGCGCCGGGATGTTGGCAGACGGTCGACCGCAATTTCTGGCCGGCCCCCTATCTGGTGATGGATGACGGAGCCTCGATCGCGCCGTACAACCACTTCGAACTCGGCCAGCCCTTGCTCACCGAGTACGTGTGGGGTCGTCAGGTCGGAGAGAACACCATCAATCCCTGA
- the aceA gene encoding isocitrate lyase ICL2 has protein sequence MSIIEADSATQSPHERAVSETQQYIDGPRFEGITRLYTAAQVVEQRGTIPVDYTVAREASAAFYKRLRELFAAKKSITTFGPYSPGQAVTMKRMGIEGIYLGGWATSAKGSTTEDPGPDLASYPLSQVPEEAAGLVRALLTADRNQQYLRLQMTPEQRAATPAVDYRPFIIADADTGHGGDPHVRNLIRRFVEAGVAGYHIEDQRPGTKKCGHQGGKVLVPSDEQLKRLNTARFQLDIMGVPGIIVARTDAEAANLIDSRGDERDQPFLLGATNLKVPPYKSCFLAMVRRFYESGVTELNGHLLYALPEAEYAVADAWLQRQGIADLIAEQASAWREGREHSLDALFDKVESRFVDAWQDDASLDTYGDAVAELLAFRESEGEPHEMSAAEWREFAKTASLYAAREKARELGVDAAWDPERAKTPEGYYQVRGGIPYAIAKSLAAAPFADLLWMETKTADLADAREFAEAIHAVYPDKMLAYNLSPSFNWDTTGMTDEEMRAFPEELGKMGFVFNFMTYGGHQIDGVAAEEFATALRQDGMLALARLQRKMRLVESPYRTPQTLVGGPRSDAALAASSGRTATTKSMGKGSTQHQHLVQTEVPKKLLEDWLALWSEHYELGEKLRVSLRPRRAGGEVLELGIWGEREKGGEQELLANVLVDPIKDRHGRSILTVRDQNTFAEKLRQKRLMTLIHLWMVHRFKADAVYYVTPTEDNIYQADKMKAHGIFSDVHKDVGEIIVADVNQERIAELLDPDRVALKRLIAKED, from the coding sequence ATGTCCATCATCGAAGCGGACTCAGCGACCCAGTCGCCCCACGAGCGTGCGGTCAGCGAAACCCAGCAATACATCGACGGTCCGCGATTCGAGGGGATCACCCGCCTCTACACCGCCGCCCAGGTTGTCGAGCAGCGCGGCACGATCCCGGTCGACTACACCGTCGCCCGCGAGGCGTCGGCCGCCTTCTACAAGCGCCTGCGGGAACTCTTCGCGGCCAAGAAGAGCATCACCACCTTCGGGCCGTACTCGCCCGGCCAGGCGGTGACGATGAAGCGGATGGGCATCGAGGGCATCTACCTCGGCGGCTGGGCGACCTCGGCGAAGGGATCGACCACCGAGGACCCTGGCCCGGACCTGGCGAGTTACCCGTTGAGTCAGGTGCCCGAGGAAGCCGCGGGCCTGGTGCGCGCGCTGCTGACGGCCGACCGCAACCAGCAGTACCTGCGCCTGCAGATGACCCCGGAACAGCGCGCGGCCACACCGGCCGTCGACTACCGCCCGTTCATCATCGCCGACGCCGACACCGGCCACGGCGGAGACCCGCACGTGCGCAACCTGATTCGCCGCTTTGTGGAGGCCGGCGTCGCGGGATACCACATCGAGGATCAGCGCCCAGGCACCAAGAAGTGCGGCCACCAGGGCGGCAAGGTGCTGGTGCCGTCCGACGAACAGCTCAAGCGGCTCAACACCGCCCGATTCCAGCTCGACATCATGGGTGTGCCGGGCATCATCGTCGCCCGCACCGACGCCGAGGCGGCCAACCTCATCGACAGTCGTGGAGATGAGCGCGACCAGCCGTTCCTGCTCGGCGCGACCAATCTCAAGGTGCCGCCGTACAAGTCGTGCTTCCTGGCGATGGTCCGCCGGTTCTACGAGTCGGGGGTCACCGAGCTCAACGGTCATCTGCTCTACGCACTGCCCGAAGCCGAATACGCGGTGGCCGACGCGTGGCTGCAGCGCCAGGGCATTGCGGACCTCATCGCCGAACAGGCGAGCGCATGGCGCGAGGGTAGAGAGCATTCGCTGGACGCCCTGTTCGACAAGGTCGAGTCGAGATTCGTCGACGCCTGGCAGGACGACGCGTCGCTGGACACCTACGGCGACGCCGTCGCCGAGCTTCTGGCGTTCCGGGAGAGCGAAGGCGAGCCGCACGAGATGAGCGCCGCGGAATGGCGCGAGTTCGCCAAGACCGCATCACTGTATGCGGCGCGGGAGAAGGCGCGCGAGCTCGGCGTGGACGCCGCGTGGGATCCCGAGCGGGCCAAGACCCCCGAGGGTTACTACCAGGTGCGCGGCGGCATTCCCTACGCGATCGCGAAATCCCTTGCCGCAGCACCGTTTGCGGACCTGTTGTGGATGGAGACCAAGACGGCCGATCTGGCCGATGCCCGCGAGTTCGCCGAGGCCATCCATGCGGTGTATCCGGACAAGATGCTGGCCTACAACCTGTCCCCCTCGTTCAACTGGGACACCACCGGGATGACCGACGAAGAGATGCGGGCCTTCCCCGAAGAGCTCGGGAAGATGGGCTTCGTCTTCAACTTCATGACCTACGGCGGCCACCAGATCGACGGTGTCGCCGCCGAGGAGTTCGCCACCGCACTGCGCCAGGACGGCATGCTGGCGCTGGCGCGCCTGCAGCGCAAGATGCGGCTGGTCGAATCGCCTTATCGCACGCCGCAGACGCTGGTCGGTGGTCCGCGCAGCGATGCCGCGCTGGCGGCGTCCTCGGGCCGCACCGCCACCACCAAGTCGATGGGCAAGGGCTCCACCCAGCACCAGCATCTGGTGCAGACCGAAGTGCCCAAGAAACTGCTCGAAGACTGGTTGGCGCTGTGGAGCGAGCACTATGAGCTCGGCGAGAAGCTGCGGGTGAGCTTGCGGCCGCGGCGAGCGGGCGGCGAGGTCCTGGAGCTCGGCATCTGGGGCGAGCGGGAAAAGGGCGGCGAGCAGGAGCTGCTGGCCAACGTGCTCGTCGACCCGATCAAGGACCGGCACGGCCGGAGCATCCTGACGGTGCGCGACCAGAACACCTTCGCCGAGAAGCTGCGCCAGAAGCGCTTGATGACGCTGATCCATTTGTGGATGGTGCACCGGTTCAAGGCGGACGCCGTCTACTACGTGACGCCGACCGAGGACAACATCTACCAGGCCGACAAGATGAAGGCGCACGGCATCTTCAGCGATGTCCACAAGGACGTCGGCGAGATCATCGTCGCCGACGTGAACCAGGAGCGCATCGCCGAGCTGCTGGACCCCGACCGGGTGGCGCTGAAACGGCTTATCGCCAAGGAGGATTGA
- a CDS encoding TetR/AcrR family transcriptional regulator, whose product MAEADSARRRPNRRGSATRESLLEAALTALASGQPGAVSANRIAKDAGATWGTVQYQFGDTDGFWAAVLRYTAERRANIFSPPDTSASLRDRVAGIIDTLYDGLTNRDSRAIENLRAALPREHADLEQQYPQTAAELFSWGQGWQETCQKAFADLHVDPQRIREMAWLIPGAMRGIASEKQLGSYGDLDAARRGLTNAIVAYLGSA is encoded by the coding sequence GTGGCCGAAGCGGACAGCGCGCGACGACGGCCGAACCGCCGGGGTTCGGCCACCCGCGAGAGCCTGCTCGAAGCCGCGTTGACTGCGCTGGCGTCCGGTCAGCCCGGCGCGGTGTCGGCCAACCGGATCGCGAAGGATGCCGGCGCGACCTGGGGCACCGTGCAATACCAATTCGGTGATACCGACGGCTTTTGGGCGGCGGTACTGCGCTACACCGCCGAGCGGCGCGCCAACATCTTCAGCCCGCCGGATACGTCGGCGAGCTTGCGTGACCGAGTGGCCGGCATCATCGACACGCTCTACGACGGGTTGACGAACCGCGACTCGCGCGCGATCGAGAACCTGCGGGCCGCGCTGCCGCGGGAGCATGCCGACCTCGAGCAGCAGTATCCGCAGACCGCCGCCGAGCTGTTCTCCTGGGGCCAGGGCTGGCAGGAGACCTGCCAGAAGGCGTTCGCGGACCTGCACGTCGATCCGCAGCGCATCCGGGAGATGGCCTGGCTGATTCCCGGCGCGATGCGCGGGATCGCCTCCGAGAAGCAACTCGGCAGCTATGGCGATCTCGATGCGGCCCGCCGCGGGCTCACCAACGCGATCGTCGCCTACCTCGGGTCCGCCTAG
- a CDS encoding Rieske 2Fe-2S domain-containing protein: protein MAKPSLSMKPTGWFQVAWSDEIAVGDVHRMKYFDTDMVAWRAQSGALTVMDAYCEHLGAHLGYGGQVVGEVIQCPFHGWQWNHEGRNVCIPYQDRPNRGRRIPTYPVVERNSSVYIWHDMEGRDPYFDAPDIFADFGDDKTAADYYPQARLYRPQLELHPQYVLENGVDFAHFKFVHQTPIVPLFTRHDFDEPVSYVDFTITFEGDEGQIIDDINSGVEAINGGLGVAVTKSWGMVDNRTISAVTPVDEFTSDVRFMVYIGRKPGDDSPRAEAKAQAFAQDVIDQFAADIQIWQHQRYTHRPALATTEFDGFTAIRKWANQFYVSDHQGEPANVSQ, encoded by the coding sequence GTGGCGAAACCGTCCCTGTCGATGAAGCCCACCGGCTGGTTCCAGGTGGCGTGGTCCGACGAGATCGCGGTCGGCGACGTCCACCGCATGAAGTACTTCGACACCGACATGGTCGCCTGGCGCGCGCAGTCGGGAGCGTTGACCGTGATGGATGCCTACTGCGAACACCTCGGCGCTCACCTCGGGTATGGCGGCCAGGTGGTCGGCGAGGTCATCCAGTGCCCGTTTCACGGCTGGCAGTGGAACCACGAGGGACGCAACGTCTGCATTCCCTACCAGGACAGGCCGAATCGCGGCCGCCGGATACCCACCTATCCGGTCGTGGAGCGAAATTCCTCGGTGTACATCTGGCATGACATGGAAGGTCGCGACCCGTACTTCGACGCGCCGGACATCTTCGCCGACTTCGGTGACGACAAGACCGCTGCCGACTATTACCCGCAGGCCCGGCTATACCGGCCGCAGCTTGAACTTCATCCGCAGTATGTGCTCGAAAACGGCGTGGATTTCGCACATTTCAAGTTCGTGCACCAGACGCCCATCGTGCCGCTGTTCACCCGTCACGATTTCGACGAGCCGGTGTCCTACGTGGATTTCACGATCACGTTCGAGGGCGACGAAGGCCAGATCATCGACGACATCAACAGCGGCGTCGAGGCCATCAACGGCGGACTCGGTGTCGCGGTCACCAAGAGCTGGGGCATGGTGGACAACCGCACGATCTCCGCGGTCACCCCGGTCGACGAGTTCACCTCCGACGTCCGGTTCATGGTCTACATCGGCCGCAAACCCGGCGATGACAGCCCCAGAGCCGAAGCCAAGGCGCAAGCCTTCGCCCAGGACGTGATCGACCAGTTCGCCGCCGACATCCAGATTTGGCAGCACCAGCGCTACACCCACCGGCCCGCGCTCGCGACCACTGAATTCGACGGCTTCACCGCAATTCGCAAGTGGGCCAACCAGTTCTATGTATCCGACCATCAAGGAGAACCCGCGAATGTCAGCCAATAG
- a CDS encoding dihydrodipicolinate reductase — protein MSANSPIRVFQVATGNVGTEMIKRIGEHRGLELIGLHCYSPEKIGRDAGEIAGIAPIGVTATGSVDEIIAAKPDVLTFHGVFPDEDLYVTVLEAGINIVTTADWITGWHRDTNHPHHSGKKVSQLLQEACEKGGSTFYGTGMNPGVNQILGVVCSSDVAEIENVTTIESVDVSCHHSADTWKEVGYGLPVDDPALPGMLEKYTRVFADSVLMMADCFDLELDEVKFTYELGACTKDVDLGWYQLPKGSLGGNYLKYQGMVDGVPRVETHLEWQMTPHTDPSWDIKGCYITQIAGDPYVYNKHMIFPKPGVDLSDVESFASIGMTVTGLPALNAIPAVVAAAPGLITSADLPLRGFAGRFKK, from the coding sequence ATGTCAGCCAATAGCCCAATTCGGGTGTTCCAGGTGGCGACCGGAAACGTCGGCACCGAGATGATCAAGCGCATCGGTGAGCATCGCGGCCTGGAGCTGATCGGCCTGCATTGCTACTCCCCGGAGAAGATCGGCCGCGACGCCGGCGAGATCGCCGGAATCGCGCCGATCGGCGTCACCGCAACCGGATCCGTCGACGAGATCATCGCCGCCAAGCCCGATGTGCTGACCTTCCACGGGGTGTTCCCCGATGAGGACCTCTATGTGACGGTGCTCGAGGCGGGCATCAACATCGTCACCACCGCGGACTGGATCACCGGCTGGCATCGCGACACCAACCATCCGCACCATTCCGGCAAGAAGGTGTCCCAGCTTCTCCAGGAGGCGTGCGAGAAGGGCGGCTCCACCTTCTACGGCACCGGCATGAACCCCGGAGTCAACCAGATCCTCGGCGTCGTCTGCTCGTCCGACGTCGCCGAGATCGAGAACGTCACCACCATCGAGTCCGTGGACGTGTCGTGCCATCATTCGGCAGACACCTGGAAAGAGGTCGGCTACGGCCTGCCCGTCGACGACCCCGCGCTGCCGGGGATGCTCGAGAAATACACCCGGGTCTTCGCCGACAGCGTGCTGATGATGGCCGACTGCTTCGACCTCGAACTCGACGAGGTGAAGTTCACCTACGAACTGGGCGCCTGCACCAAGGACGTCGACCTCGGTTGGTACCAGTTGCCCAAGGGCTCACTCGGGGGCAACTACCTCAAATACCAGGGCATGGTCGACGGTGTGCCGCGAGTCGAGACGCATCTCGAGTGGCAGATGACGCCACATACCGATCCGAGCTGGGACATCAAGGGTTGCTACATCACCCAGATCGCCGGCGACCCGTACGTCTACAACAAGCACATGATCTTTCCGAAGCCGGGCGTCGACCTCTCCGACGTGGAGTCGTTCGCGTCCATCGGTATGACCGTCACGGGGTTGCCGGCGCTCAACGCCATCCCCGCGGTGGTGGCCGCCGCACCGGGCTTGATCACGAGCGCCGACCTGCCGCTGCGCGGATTCGCGGGCCGGTTCAAGAAGTAA
- a CDS encoding NCS2 family permease, producing MNRLDRFFEITARGSTIGAEVRGGLVTFIAMAYIVVLNPIILSGAADVTGHKLGFAQVSATTSLAAGVMTIVFGVFARLPFAFAAGLGINSFLATTVVGTVSWPEAMGLVVINGLIIVALAVTGLRRLVFDAVPMQLKLAITAGIGLFIMFIGLVDAGFISSTGLPSPPVGLGAGGHGSITTVPTLVFVFTLLLTGVLVVRKVRGGILLGLVAGTVVAVIIEAIWHLGPATKNHGGWTLSVPSLSGSPFALPDLSLVGAFSFDSFGRIGILAATMLVFTLVFANFFDAMGTFTGLSREAGLADERGNFPRLRSALVIEGAGAVVGGATSASSNTVFIESGAGIEEGAKTGLANLVTGALFLAAMFVGPLAQIVPTEVAAAALVIVGTMMFSQLRHVDVSEFSVALPVVLTVAVMPFSYSIANGIGVGFVTWVVVRSAAGKAREISPLLWIVAAGFVLYFARSGIESLLGVS from the coding sequence GTGAATCGTCTCGACCGCTTCTTCGAGATCACGGCCCGCGGGTCGACGATTGGCGCCGAGGTTCGCGGCGGACTGGTCACGTTCATCGCGATGGCCTACATCGTCGTGCTGAACCCGATCATCCTGTCCGGGGCCGCCGACGTGACCGGTCACAAACTGGGCTTCGCCCAGGTGTCGGCCACCACGTCACTGGCCGCCGGGGTGATGACCATTGTGTTCGGCGTCTTCGCCCGGCTTCCGTTCGCGTTCGCCGCCGGCCTGGGCATCAACTCGTTCCTGGCCACGACCGTGGTCGGCACGGTCAGCTGGCCTGAGGCAATGGGCCTGGTGGTCATCAACGGCCTGATCATCGTGGCGCTGGCGGTGACCGGCTTGCGTCGGCTCGTCTTCGACGCAGTGCCCATGCAACTCAAGTTGGCGATCACCGCCGGCATCGGGTTGTTCATCATGTTCATCGGCCTGGTTGATGCCGGCTTCATCTCCTCGACCGGATTGCCCTCTCCCCCAGTGGGATTGGGCGCCGGCGGCCACGGGTCCATCACCACGGTGCCCACATTGGTGTTCGTGTTCACCCTGCTGCTCACCGGCGTCCTGGTGGTGCGCAAGGTGCGGGGCGGCATCTTGCTGGGGTTGGTGGCCGGCACCGTCGTCGCGGTCATCATCGAGGCGATCTGGCACCTGGGCCCCGCGACCAAGAATCACGGTGGCTGGACCCTGTCGGTCCCCAGCCTGTCGGGATCGCCGTTCGCGCTCCCCGATCTCTCTCTGGTGGGCGCCTTCAGTTTCGACAGCTTCGGGCGGATCGGCATTCTGGCCGCAACGATGCTCGTCTTCACCCTGGTGTTCGCCAACTTCTTCGACGCGATGGGCACTTTCACTGGACTGTCCAGGGAAGCCGGGCTGGCCGACGAACGCGGCAACTTCCCGCGACTGCGTTCGGCGCTTGTGATCGAAGGCGCCGGTGCTGTCGTCGGCGGCGCGACGTCGGCATCGTCGAACACCGTCTTCATCGAGTCCGGGGCAGGCATCGAGGAGGGCGCCAAAACCGGGCTGGCCAACCTCGTCACCGGTGCGCTGTTCCTGGCCGCGATGTTCGTCGGACCGCTGGCGCAGATCGTTCCGACCGAAGTCGCCGCGGCCGCGCTGGTGATCGTCGGGACGATGATGTTCTCCCAGCTCCGCCATGTCGACGTCTCGGAATTCTCGGTCGCCCTGCCCGTCGTCCTCACGGTCGCGGTCATGCCGTTCAGCTATTCCATCGCCAACGGCATCGGCGTCGGGTTCGTCACGTGGGTGGTGGTG